The segment CTCAAAATGACGATAAAAACCCTTGAATTAACTAAACAAAAGCTTACACTCCTCATCACTGATGTAGAAGTGCCTGTAGTAAACGCGCTGCGACGCGCACTCATTCGCGATGTGCCAACAATGGCAATTGAGGATGTGTACCTTACAAAAAATGAATCACCTATTTTTGATGAAATGATTGCCCACAGACTCGGGCTTATT is part of the archaeon CG10_big_fil_rev_8_21_14_0_10_43_11 genome and harbors:
- a CDS encoding DNA-directed RNA polymerase subunit D — its product is MTIKTLELTKQKLTLLITDVEVPVVNALRRALIRDVPTMAIEDVYLTKNESPIFDEMIAHRLGLIPLTTEPSYTMRENCTCKAEGCSKCQVTLILKKQGPG